TCGTCTACGACCGCATCCGCGAGAACATGCAGAAGCTCCGCGGCAAGGACTTCCCCACCATCATCAACATCAGCATCAACGAGACGCTCTCGCGCACCATCCTCACCTCGGGCGCGACGGCGCTGTCGCTGGTGGGCCTGCTGTTCTTCAGCGTGGGCTCCATCTGGGACTTCGCCATGGCGATGATGGTGGGCATCATCACCGGCACGTACTCGTCGATCTACATCGCCAGCCCGGTGACCATCTGGCTCGAGGAGCAGTTCGGCCGCCACGGCCACCTCTCGGGCAGCTCGGGCAACCAGAAGACCGCCGCGGCGTAAGCAAGCCGACGTGCGAGGGGACGCCGATCTGGGCCTGGCCCGGGTCGGCGTTCTCGTTTCCGGGGAAATGTGGCCGGCCTAGACTGGGTTCTGGGTTGGCCCAATTCCAGGCCGGAGCCTCTCGTGCCCCACCAGCTCGACGACAAGCCCCGCCTTCGCTCCTGCGAGCCGCGCCCGCTCAAGCAGAGCCGCGACGGCATGGAGGTCGCGCTCCGCGACGTGATGGGCATCGCGCCGGGCATGATCGCGCTCTCGGGCACGGCCTACGCCATCGCCGCGCACTTCGACGGCCGCAACACGCTGCGCGACATCCAGACCGCCATCGCCCGCGACAACCAGGGCCTGCGCGTGGACGCCAAGGTGCTCTGCAACCTGGCCGACGAGCTCGATCGGGCGGGCTTTCTGGAGGGGCCCGCGTTCGAAGCGCTTCGTGCGAAGGTCCTCGCCGAGTTTCGTGCGAACCCCATTCGCGAGGCCGTCTGCGCGGGCGGCAGCTATCCGGACGACCCGGCCGAGCTGCGGCGATTTCTCGATCGCTTCTTCACGCATCCCCAGGGCCCGGGCGACGGCGGCAAGGCTGGGGCGGGCAAGCCGGTGCGCGCGCTGGTGGCGCCGCACATCGACCTCCACCGCGGCGGGCCGTGCTACGCGCACGCGTACCGCGCGCTGCGCGAGGGCTGCGACGCCGATTTGTTCGTCGTCTTCGGCACCGCGCACGCCACGCCCAGGCGGCTCTTCACGCTCACGCGCAAGTCCTACGACACGCCGCTGGGTGCGGTGCAGACCGACCAGAACGTCGTGGACGCGCTCGCGGCCGAGCTGGGTGAAGACGAGCTCTTCGGCGACGAGCTGGTGCACCGACAAGAGCACTCGTGCGAGTTCCAGATCCTCTGGCTCAAGCACCTCTTCGGCGAGCGGAAGATCACCGCGGTGCCCGTGCTGTGCTCGAGCATCGATCACCTGTCGAAGCCCTCCGAGCGCGTGTCGAAGTTCGTGAAGGCGCTGCAGAAGGCGGTGAAGGGCCGCAAGGTCTGCTTCATCGCCGGCGCGGACCTGGCCCACATCGGCGTGATGTACGGCGACCCGCGCGGCGCCACGCCGGCCGAGCTCGCCGGCTTCAAGCAGGACGACCTGGGCACGGTGAAGCACTACTGCGGCGCGGACGCGCACAAATTTGCGATCGACGCGCGCCGCAACGGCGACCAGCGCCGGCTCTGCGGCACGGCGCCGATGTTCGTGACCAAGCTGGCTGTCGGTGAGGAGGCGCCCGGCGAGCTGCTCGACTACGGGCAGTGGACCGACGGCACGGACTCCGTCTCGTACTGCGCGGTGCGGATCGGCTGAGATCCTGGCGAATGGACGCGTCGAGCGCTAAATCGGGCCGCATGGCTGAGGGCTACCTTCACGGCTTCACGTCGGCGGAGCAGCAGCGTTTGCTCGAGCAGGCCGACTTCCTCGCGCCCTGGGTCTTCGACGGGTTGCCGCTGCCAGCGCGCGGGCGGCTCCTCGAGGTGGGCGCAGGCGTGGGCGCGGAGACGCGGCACCTGCTGCAGCGGACGACCGCGCAGATCACGACCGTGGAGTTCGACGCGCGCCAGCTGGAGCTGCAGCACAAGATCCTCGCCGGACCGATTGCAGAGAAGCGCGTCCTTCCTTTGCGCGCCGACGCACGTGCGATGCCGCTCGAGCCCGACTCCTTCGACGGCGCCTTCATCTGCTGGGTGCTGGAGCACGTGCCCGGGCCGGACGCCGTGCTGCGCGACGTGCTGCGCGTGCTCAAGCCCGGCGCGACCGTGTGCATCGCCGAGGTTCATAACCAAAGCTTTACATTGCTTCCCCGCGACGAGCGGCTCATGGAGTTCTGGGCCGCCGTGAACCAGACGCAGGTCTCGCTTGGCGGCGATCCGTACGTGGGCGCGCGGCTGGGCGGGCTGCTGTCGGGGGCGGGGTATACGGATAGCAGCATCCGGTTCGTGCCCGTCCAGGGCGATCAGCGCGACCCGAAGCGGCGCGCGGAGATCCTGGGCTACTTCAATCGGCTGCTGCGCTCGGCCGTTCCAGCCGTGGCCGCGACCCAGGTCAAGCCCGAGGCCGAGCTGCACGGGGTGCTCGACGCCGCCTTTGGCCGCGCGCTCGCCGAGCCCGACTCGGTCTTCCTCTACACCTTTGCCCGCGCCACCGCGCGGAAGCCGGAGCACCCGTGAGCACGCTCTCCACCTGGCTCGTCACGATGACGGGCGTCATCGCCGCCACCATGACCACCGGCAGCTGGGTGCCGCAGGCGGTGCGCACCATCCGCACCAAGAGCGCCGGCGACTTCGCCTGGAGCTACCTGCTGTTCTTCGGCACCGGCGTGTTCCTCTGGCTGCTCTACGGCGTGTTCCGCCGCGACGTGGCCCTCATGGGCTGCAATGGCGTGACCTTCCTGCTCGTGGCGCGCATCGGCCTGGTGAAGTGGCAGGTGGAGCGCGAGGCCAAGAGCGCCGCGGCCAAGGTGCAGCCCGAACCGCGCCGGGACGCGGCCTAGTCTAGCTGGCCTTGTCGGTGCCCTTGGCCACGGGCTCCGGACGCGGCAGCGGCGAGCTCCGCAAAAGGAACGACTCCACGGCCGCGTTGAAGAGCGGCGCCGAGGCCAGGTTCATGCCGTGCGTGGCGCCCGCGAGGATCTCCAGCCGCGCGCCGGGGATGAGCTTGGCGAGCATGCGACCTTGATCCAGCGGGCTGAGCGCATCCGCGCTGCCGGCGAGCACCAGCGTGGGCGCCACGATGCGCCGCAGCTCCTCGCGCGCGTCGTGGGTGAGCAGCGCCCAGAGCTGGCCCACGGCGCCCAGGTCGCTCGAGCCGAGCTCGGTGCGAAGATCCCAGCCGCGGTCGAGGATGGCCTGGCCCTCGGCATCGAGTGGCTCGTCGGCGACCACGTGGCTCTCCCAGGCCGCGCGCAGCGCCTTCTCGAACGCCGCGCGCCCGCCGAAGCCCGAGCGCGCCCAGCCCGTCACCGACATCGCCGTGAGCTTGGCCACGCGGCGCCGAAGCGCCTGGTCCGCGTGCGAGAACGTGGCCGCGAGCACCATCGCGCCCACGCGCTCCGGGCGCGAGATGGCGATGCGCTGGCAGATCATGCCGCCCATGGACACGCCGAGCAGATCCGCGCGCGGGAGCGCGAGGTGGTCCATCAAATCGAGGGCGTCCTGGGCGAGGTCGGGGATCGCCCAGGGCAGGGGAGGCACGCTGCTGCGCCCGGCGCCGCGGTTGTCGAAGCTCACCACCGTGCGGTGCTTGGCGAGAACGCGCGCCTGCAAGGCGAAGCCCTCCAGGGGCGCACCAAAGCCCATCACGCAGAGCAGCGGCGGGCCTTCGCCGGTGACCTCGTAGTGCAGGGTGGCGCGAGACAACCGGGCGACGGGCATGGGCGCGCTCTACTTGCCGAAGTTGCCCTTGAGCTTCTGCTTGGCCAGCGCGGAGATGCGCGGGTTGGTGCTCTTGGAGAGGTTGGTGAGCTCGGTCTTGGCGTTGGGCGTCTTCACGTCGTCGAGGAGGTTCATCCAGCGGGCGCGGGCCTCGTCGGCGATGTTCCCGTCGCTGGAGAAGATGGCCACCATCTGGGTGCCGCCGGCGCTGCGCACCAGCGCCTTGTTCTGCGAGAGCACGCGGATGACGCCCGCCTGCACCTCGGTGGACTCGCGATGCGCCTGGAGCTCGCTCTGCAGCACCGGCACCACCGCGGCGTCCTCCACCGCGGCCATGCCCTCGAGGATCGCCCGCCAGTAGGGCACGCCGCGGTCGCTCTGGGTCTTGAGCGCGTCTTTGAGCGCCGCGATCGCGGGGCCGTCGCCGCGGTGGCCGAGGCCCAGCGCCGCGCCCTCCACGAGATCGAGCGAGGCGTTCTTGTCCTTGAGCGGCTTGGTGAGCAGGCCCATCACCGAGGGATCCTCCACCTTGCCCAGGCACGCCAGGCCCGCGCGGCGCAGCTCGGCCATGCCCTGCGGATCGTCGGCCAGGCTCGCCGGCGAGACGGCCTGCTCCAGCACCGCGGAGGCGAGCGGCTCGGGGATCCGCTTGGCGGAGGTGTGCACCAGCTCGCGCAACAGGCCGGCGCGCACGTAGGGCGAGTGATCGGTCTTGAGGGCGTGCGCCAGCGCGGAGAGCGCCTCGTTCGAGGGCGGCGGCCCCTTGCGCTCGGGATCGGCCAGCGTGCCCGCGAGCTCGAGGTCGGCCCAGAGGCGCGCCATCGCGTCGGGGTCCTTGGCGGCCTCGGCGGCGAGCGCCTCCACCTTCTCGTTCGCGTCGATGCGCGCGAGCACGGTGTCGCCCTGGTTCCAGTCGAGCCACTCGGGCTCGGCAGGGAGGTTCATCTCCACCGTCTCCAGCGACTTGGTGAGCGCGAGCGGCACGTCGAGGTGGAACGAGGGCTCGGCGGTGCGGTGCGCCACGATGGTGAGCGTGGCCGGGAAGATGACCTTCTTGCCCGCGTGGTTGGGCTTCTGCTCCACGTTGATGACCAGGTTGTGCGAGCCCTCCATCCAGCGGTGGGTCACCTTGAGCACCGGGTAGCCGGCCTCGCCGAGCCAGGCCTTCTTGAAGTCGGAGAGGCTCTTGCCCGAGGCGGTGGTCACGGCCTGGAAGAGCTCGTCGCTGGTGCCCGTGCCGTTGGCGTGCTCGGTGAGGTAGTTGCGCAGCGCCTTGCGGAAGGTCTCGCGGCCCACCTGCTTCTCCAGCATGCGCAGCACGGCGGCGCCCTTCTCGTAGGCGGCGTCGTCGAAGAGGTCCTCTTCCGTCGCGGCCGGTCCGGTGAGGGCGCGCGAGCGCGGGCCGTCCTCGAAGCGGAAGTAGTGGTCGCGGTCGTAGAGCATGGCGTCGATGAAGGCGGCGTCGTTCTTCAGCAAGTCCGTGGCGGCCACGCGGCTCAGGTAGGTGGCGAAGGCCTCGGAGAGCCACACCTCGCCCCAGTTCGCGGGCGTGACCGAGTCGCCGAACCACTGGTGGGCGAGCTCGTGGTGCACGAGGCGGGTGAGCTCGTTGCGGCTGGCGAGCGCGTCGGTCGGCGGCGCCGCTTCGGACGCGCGCAGGAACGTGGCGCCGGTGTTCTCCATGCCGTGCCAGGGGAACTGCGGCACGCCCACCTGCGCGTAGCGCGCCCAGGGGTAGGGCACCTGGAGGAAGTCGGCGAAGTAGGTCATGCCGGCCTTGGTGGCATCGATCACCGGGCCGAGCTTCGCCGCGTCGCCGGGCGCCGCGAGGAGCGTCGCGGGCACCGCCGCGCCCGTGATGGGCGTGCTCTCGAAGGGGCCGGCCGCCACCGCGAGCAGGTAGGTGCTCATCGGCTTGTCCTGCTTGAAGCTCACGCGGTGCTTGGCGGGGCCGTCGCCCTCGACCTTCTCGTCGCCGGTGGGCTCGGTGTTGGAGACGACTTCGAGGTTGGCGTCGGTGGTGACGTTTACGTCGAACGTGGCCTTGTCGCCGGGGCGGTCGATGCAGGGGAACATGCGGCGGGCGCCGTCGGGCTCGAACATCGTGTAGTAGACCGTGCGGCCGGCGTGCTCCGGGTCCTCGACCTTGATGAGGCCCATGCTGGCGCCGGGCTTGGCCTTGCCGTGCGCGGTCACCAGGAGCCGCAGCGACGCGCCCGCCTGGGCCTCGCTGGGCAGGGTGATGGCCAGCTGCTGCTTGCCGTCGGGAAGCGTGTTCACCGCGTGGGCGAGCTCGGTGTCGCCCTGCTTGACCGTGTTCACCTCGAGGTCCTGCACGTCGAGGTTCACCGTGCTGGTGGGCGCGGTGGGCGAGAGGGTCACGGCCACGGTGGTCTTGAAGTCGCCGCTCTGGCCGTCGAGCTCCAACGAGAGCGCGTAGTGGATGTCGCGGAAGTGCACCTCCGGCGGCTTGGGCGGCGGCGCCGGCTTGTGCTTGTTGGCGACGAGCAGGAAAGCGAGGGCGAGCACGTGCATGGTGTCAACTCCATCGCCCAACTCCGGGCGCGGTGCCAGCACTTTCGCCGAGGGCGAGCGGCCCGTCGAGCGAAATGATAAGGATATCAGCATCGCAGAAGCGGCCGAGCGGTTTTCTGCCCGCGCGCCAGCGGGTGCGCTTGCAGGGAAGCGCGGTGCCCACCCATGCCGAACCCGGGACCGGAGCGCCCGCGGCGCGCCCTGGCACGGCCAATGCTCGAGTGCCCATCCGGGGAGCGGAGGGGCGCAATGCGGCGGGCGGCTTGGGCGGCGGCGCTCCTATGGGCGGCCAGCGGTTGTTCGGGGAAGGACCGGCTCCTGGCGGTCGACGGGCTCCCCTCCACGGCGCAGGCGCTCGACTTCGGCACCATCTCCGTGGGCACCGCCCAGACGCTGGAGCTGGAGCTGGTGGACCACGGCCGCGCGCCGGTGACCATCAATGGCGTGGAGATCGAGAGCCGGGGCCGGGTGTTCGCGGCCCAGGCCCAGGCCACGACGGTCGCCGCCGCAGGGGGACGCACCCGCATCCGGGTGACGTTCCACCCGGAGACGGAGGGCCCATTCGGCGACAAGCTGGTCATCCGCACCGACTCGGCCGAGGTGCCGCTCCTGCGCGTTGCCCTGCGTGGCTTGAGCGGACCGGCGGCCATCACCTTCGATCCGCCGCGGCTCGACTTTGGCGGGATGGAGACCGGCGACGAGCGCGGGTTGGACGTGACCGTGCACAACCCCACGGACCTGCCGCTCACGCTGGTGCCGTTCGCTTCCCCGGGCGAGCTGGCGCTGAGCGCCGGCACAGCCCAACCGAACGGCGATACGCACCTGACGGTGTTCTTTCGCGCGGGTGTGGTGGGCAACCGGACGACGCTGGTCACGGCCACGCCCTGTGCCACCTGCACGGCCGCACGGCTCCCCGGCCGAGCGGACGCGCTGCGGAGCGCCATCGCCATGGAGCCGGACCCGCTGAGCTGGAGCGCCGTGCCCGTGCACCGCACCGCCGACGCCAAGGCAAAACTGCACAACCTCTCCTGGCGGCCCGTGTCGGTGACCAACCTGAGCGTCGACGGCGAGGACTTCACGGTGCTCTCCGGGCCCGGTGGACAGGTGATCCAGCCAGGGCAGTCGGCGCCGGTGGAGCTGCGCTTCGCGCCCCAGCACGCCGGGCCCACGCACCGGCAGCTCGACGTCGCCTACCACTCGTTCGCGGATCGGGCGGGGCAGGGCACGCTGGTGGGGCTCGGCGGCGGGCCGCAGATCGCGGTGGCGCCGATGTCGCTCGACTTCGGCGACCTGCCGGTGGGCGGAAAAGCGCGGCTGCAGCTGAACGTCCAGAATGCGGGGCTCGAGGAGGCGCTGGTGCTCACCAGCGTGACCGGCGCGGATACGCCATTCAGCGCGCACTTGCCCGTGGTCGCGAGCGTGGCCCCGGGCGCCGCGGCGATCCAGGTGGCCGTGGACTTCGCGCCGATCGTGCCGGGCACCTTCTCCGGCGTGCTGCACATTCAGTCGAACGACCCGGCGACGCCGATCCTCGACATCCCCGTCGCGGGCTCGGCCCACGCCGCAGGTCCGTGCGCCTTCAAGCTCACGCCCATCAAGCTCGACTTCGGCAATGTGCCGCCGGGCTCGGGAGCGGTGCTCGGCTTCCGCTTCGAGGACACCGGCAGCCACGAGTGCGCGGTGAAGGACATCCAGCTCTCGAGCACGAGCGACCCCGCGTTCTTCATGCCCGGCGGCGCGCTGGTGGGCGGCGACCTGTTCCCGACGGATGCGTTCAGCGCCCAGGTGGCCTTCAAGAGCCCGGGCCCAGGCGAGTTCCACGGCGACCTGGTGCTCACCGTGAACGACCCGCTCCGGCCGCACCCGCACATCCCGATCATCGCGCGCTCGCAGCAGAGCTGCCTGGTGGCCGAGCCGCCGTTCATCGACATCGGCCCGGTGCGGCTCGACTGCTCCGCGCACGACGGCTCGACGCTGGTGACCAACGCCTGCGTGAACCCGGTGACCATCACCGGCGTCGACATCGGCGAAGGGACACTGCCCGAGTTCAGCCTCGTGGATCCGCCCTCGGTGCCCATGCCGCTCGCGCCCGGGGCGACGTTCAACCTCACCGCGCACTACGCCCGGAGCGAGCTGGGCCAGCAGTACGCGCCGCTCTTCGTGAAGGCCGACAGCGACGCCCAGCCGCTGCTCATCCCGCTCCTCGCCGAGACGCTGCACGTCGGTCAGCAGTTCGACCGCTTCCTGCAAGGCAGCGGGACCGAAGCCGACGTGCTCTTCGTGGTCTCGAACACCACCACGATGGCCGAATACCAGCAGCGCCTGGCCGCGGCCGTCGGCGACCTCCTCGACAACGCCGCCGCGCAGGGCGTGGACCTGCACGTGGGCGTGACGAGCGCGGGCATGTCGTCGGTGTCGGGAGGCGCGTGTCCAGGCGGCGCGGCGGGCGGTGAGGCGGGGCGGCTGGTGCCGGTCGATGGCTCGCGTCCGCGCATCGTGACCCTCAACCAGGCCAACGCGCTCGCGGTCCTGCAGCAGAACGTGCGGGTGGGCGATTGCCAAACGCTGCAGCAGGGCCTCGAGGCCGTGCGGCTCGCGCTCTCGCCGCCGCTGGTGGACCACGCGGATGACCCGCGCACGCCCGCGCCGAGTGACGGCAACGCAGGCTTCTTGCGGCCGGAGGCGCGGCTGGTCGTGGTGGTCGTGTCGGACGAGGACGATCACTCAGGCTTCGATCCGGCGGTCTACGTGCAATTCCTCAAGTCGCTCAAGGGCCTGGGCGACGGACATCGCGTGGCGCTGGACGCCATCGTTCCGCTCGGCGGCTCGTGCACGACCGCAGGGCCGCCGGGGCCGCGCTTCGCCCAGGTCGCGAACGACACGGGCGGCTCGGTGTTCGACATCTGCGAGAACGACTACGGCCAGATGCTCGACGCGCTCTCGACCCGCGGCATTGGCCTGCAGACCGTGTTTCCGCTCTCGTCGGTACCGGATGCGGCCGGCGTGACGGTGTTGCTCAACGGCGCGCCGGCCAACGGATCGGATTGGTACTACGACCCGAACCTCAACGCCGTGGTCTTCAACCCTGGCTTCATCCCCCCGCCAGGCACCCAAATCGAGGTCGACTACACCTCATCGTGCAATTAGACCCAGACGGGGCGTCTGGCTGTAAGCCCGATTAATTCCAATGGATTGGAGCATGCAGGCGGGCATGCGGATCATGGGTGAACGTCGTTCATTTTGACACTGAGGGTTCACCGTGA
The Deltaproteobacteria bacterium DNA segment above includes these coding regions:
- the amrB gene encoding AmmeMemoRadiSam system protein B; this translates as MIALSGTAYAIAAHFDGRNTLRDIQTAIARDNQGLRVDAKVLCNLADELDRAGFLEGPAFEALRAKVLAEFRANPIREAVCAGGSYPDDPAELRRFLDRFFTHPQGPGDGGKAGAGKPVRALVAPHIDLHRGGPCYAHAYRALREGCDADLFVVFGTAHATPRRLFTLTRKSYDTPLGAVQTDQNVVDALAAELGEDELFGDELVHRQEHSCEFQILWLKHLFGERKITAVPVLCSSIDHLSKPSERVSKFVKALQKAVKGRKVCFIAGADLAHIGVMYGDPRGATPAELAGFKQDDLGTVKHYCGADAHKFAIDARRNGDQRRLCGTAPMFVTKLAVGEEAPGELLDYGQWTDGTDSVSYCAVRIG
- a CDS encoding methyltransferase domain-containing protein → MAEGYLHGFTSAEQQRLLEQADFLAPWVFDGLPLPARGRLLEVGAGVGAETRHLLQRTTAQITTVEFDARQLELQHKILAGPIAEKRVLPLRADARAMPLEPDSFDGAFICWVLEHVPGPDAVLRDVLRVLKPGATVCIAEVHNQSFTLLPRDERLMEFWAAVNQTQVSLGGDPYVGARLGGLLSGAGYTDSSIRFVPVQGDQRDPKRRAEILGYFNRLLRSAVPAVAATQVKPEAELHGVLDAAFGRALAEPDSVFLYTFARATARKPEHP
- a CDS encoding alpha/beta fold hydrolase, with the protein product MPVARLSRATLHYEVTGEGPPLLCVMGFGAPLEGFALQARVLAKHRTVVSFDNRGAGRSSVPPLPWAIPDLAQDALDLMDHLALPRADLLGVSMGGMICQRIAISRPERVGAMVLAATFSHADQALRRRVAKLTAMSVTGWARSGFGGRAAFEKALRAAWESHVVADEPLDAEGQAILDRGWDLRTELGSSDLGAVGQLWALLTHDAREELRRIVAPTLVLAGSADALSPLDQGRMLAKLIPGARLEILAGATHGMNLASAPLFNAAVESFLLRSSPLPRPEPVAKGTDKAS
- a CDS encoding choice-of-anchor D domain-containing protein; its protein translation is MRRAAWAAALLWAASGCSGKDRLLAVDGLPSTAQALDFGTISVGTAQTLELELVDHGRAPVTINGVEIESRGRVFAAQAQATTVAAAGGRTRIRVTFHPETEGPFGDKLVIRTDSAEVPLLRVALRGLSGPAAITFDPPRLDFGGMETGDERGLDVTVHNPTDLPLTLVPFASPGELALSAGTAQPNGDTHLTVFFRAGVVGNRTTLVTATPCATCTAARLPGRADALRSAIAMEPDPLSWSAVPVHRTADAKAKLHNLSWRPVSVTNLSVDGEDFTVLSGPGGQVIQPGQSAPVELRFAPQHAGPTHRQLDVAYHSFADRAGQGTLVGLGGGPQIAVAPMSLDFGDLPVGGKARLQLNVQNAGLEEALVLTSVTGADTPFSAHLPVVASVAPGAAAIQVAVDFAPIVPGTFSGVLHIQSNDPATPILDIPVAGSAHAAGPCAFKLTPIKLDFGNVPPGSGAVLGFRFEDTGSHECAVKDIQLSSTSDPAFFMPGGALVGGDLFPTDAFSAQVAFKSPGPGEFHGDLVLTVNDPLRPHPHIPIIARSQQSCLVAEPPFIDIGPVRLDCSAHDGSTLVTNACVNPVTITGVDIGEGTLPEFSLVDPPSVPMPLAPGATFNLTAHYARSELGQQYAPLFVKADSDAQPLLIPLLAETLHVGQQFDRFLQGSGTEADVLFVVSNTTTMAEYQQRLAAAVGDLLDNAAAQGVDLHVGVTSAGMSSVSGGACPGGAAGGEAGRLVPVDGSRPRIVTLNQANALAVLQQNVRVGDCQTLQQGLEAVRLALSPPLVDHADDPRTPAPSDGNAGFLRPEARLVVVVVSDEDDHSGFDPAVYVQFLKSLKGLGDGHRVALDAIVPLGGSCTTAGPPGPRFAQVANDTGGSVFDICENDYGQMLDALSTRGIGLQTVFPLSSVPDAAGVTVLLNGAPANGSDWYYDPNLNAVVFNPGFIPPPGTQIEVDYTSSCN